In Quercus robur chromosome 11, dhQueRobu3.1, whole genome shotgun sequence, the sequence GAAAGTCGAGGTCGAAGATGACAGAGTGGTTCGGATTAGTGGAGAGAGGAAGATAGAGAAGGAAGACAAGAATGACACGTGGCATCGTGTGGAGCGGAGCAGTGGCAAGTTCGTGAGGAGTTTCAGGTTGCCGGAGAATGTGAAGATGGATCAGATCAAGGCTGCTATGGAGAATGGGGTTCTCGCTGTTACTGTTCCTAAAGTGGAGGTGAAGAAACCTGATGTCAAGGCCATTGAAATCTCTGGTTGATTTTGTTTGTGGGTCACGTTCTATTAGCTTCATGGAATGGAAAAGTGTGTCTGTGTGTATGTGCCTTGAGAAACATGATTAATCTCAGCTGTGAATGTTGTGTGTGCGAAGTGTTCGCTTAAAATATCTATGCAAATAATACTTTTTGGCTAATTTTGTTGATGTTCAAGTATTTTTGGTCCTTATTTCCTCCTTCTGTTGTGAAATCCTCTTAAATGGATTTTTAAGACTGCATTTTTGTAGACATTTTCGATAGGAGGATTAAAggttgaataaaattaaaagtttgagGACTGCATTgaatgaatttgaaattttagcattgaattgagttttatttaaatttagaaggtacaatttg encodes:
- the LOC126706592 gene encoding 17.5 kDa class I heat shock protein-like, which gives rise to MSMIPSFFGGQRSNIFDPFSLNVWDPFKDFPTQISKENSAFVNTRIDWKETPEAHVLKADLPGLNKEEVKVEVEDDRVVRISGERKIEKEDKNDTWHRVERSSGKFVRSFRLPENVKMDQIKAAMENGVLAVTVPKVEVKKPDVKAIEISG